In Paenibacillus sp. FSL R7-0345, a single window of DNA contains:
- a CDS encoding DegV family protein: MAIKIITDSGSDLPLEYVEKYNVTIVHLPVHFGHDLMPEDTETKVFYQMMRESKELPTTASPSPQSFLEAFKEVEPGTDIMVLCMSSNISSTYQTATIAKEMYEEEGHPNAIEVIDTKRFSGGLSLIVATAARLSLTCSLAELKEKVLKQVEETTAYFTLDTLENVIKGGRLNRLSGAVASVLNIKLLLKISEDEGKVEVVEKTRGLPKALNLLLSKLDEKQYDYEKAAIAIVHSNCEKLALEIKSRILEKHPFKEVVFSSMGPVMGTYAGEGGIGVAF, encoded by the coding sequence ATGGCCATCAAGATAATTACGGACAGCGGTTCCGATCTACCCCTGGAGTATGTTGAGAAGTATAATGTGACGATTGTTCATCTGCCGGTTCATTTCGGGCATGATCTGATGCCTGAGGACACGGAGACCAAAGTCTTTTATCAAATGATGCGTGAATCCAAAGAGCTGCCGACAACGGCCAGTCCAAGTCCGCAAAGTTTCCTCGAAGCATTCAAGGAGGTGGAACCGGGTACAGATATTATGGTCCTCTGCATGTCATCCAATATCAGCAGTACTTATCAGACAGCCACAATTGCCAAGGAGATGTATGAGGAAGAAGGACATCCGAACGCGATTGAAGTTATAGATACGAAAAGATTTTCCGGAGGCCTGTCGCTTATTGTGGCAACGGCGGCGAGATTATCACTCACTTGCAGCCTGGCAGAACTAAAGGAAAAGGTACTTAAGCAAGTTGAGGAAACCACAGCCTACTTTACGCTGGATACATTAGAAAACGTTATTAAGGGCGGTCGTCTAAACCGTCTGTCAGGCGCGGTGGCGTCTGTACTTAACATCAAGCTGCTGCTGAAGATCAGCGAGGATGAGGGCAAAGTTGAGGTAGTGGAGAAAACCCGCGGCCTGCCTAAAGCGCTGAACCTGCTGCTGAGCAAGCTTGACGAGAAGCAGTATGATTATGAAAAAGCGGCGATTGCCATCGTTCATAGTAACTGTGAAAAACTGGCGCTGGAGATCAAATCGCGTATTCTTGAAAAGCATCCCTTTAAAGAAGTAGTATTCTCCAGCATGGGTCCGGTTATGGGGACTTATGCCGGTGAAGGCGGGATTGGAGTGGCTTTTTAA